From one Paenibacillus terrae HPL-003 genomic stretch:
- the dnaG gene encoding DNA primase has product MNNGIELYLRAKEMKVVNMSAGQGNIPDDIIESVLQHHDIVDTVSKYVHLTKQGKYMKGLCPFHSEKTPSFTVTPDRQIFYCYGCGAGGNAIKFMMEIEGLSFPEAVRTMAEESHIPLGEWQGRESTHQHPELDRLLQAYELTSKMYHFLLKNTEHGKPAMEYLRSRGFTDKIIDQFQIGYAPNRWDTIVQFLEKRSFDPVEMEKGGLISPRHEDDGYVDRFRDRIMFPIWNRNGKVIAFAGRILGEGQPKYLNSPETKLFNKSRTLYNLHHAKTSIRKLRQSVLFEGYGDVISAWEAGVQNGVAAMGTALTEHHATMLKGLCDEVIICYDGDRAGQAAALKNFPLLENAGLHVKVALVSDGMDPDDFIRQYGGERFQRQIIESAVSTVKFKLIYLKKNHILQEEEGRIAYSREALNVIAPLSSPTEREVYLREVSAEVKVDFETLKQECNLLRQSLQKKQDFGDNNENRWNNGRHKKGQVVTPNLLPAYHVAERRLLHWMMQDLEAAQYVEQHLGDAFNIEDHAAIAAYLYAYYAQGKLPDTSRFISSLQDDRLEKNVSSIMMMDAPGVWAPHILDDYIHQVRKFPLQEQLDLKREEMRAAERLGDFLRAAQIASEIIALERQ; this is encoded by the coding sequence ATGAATAACGGTATCGAATTATATTTACGTGCTAAAGAGATGAAGGTGGTTAACATGAGTGCTGGACAAGGCAACATACCGGACGATATCATTGAGTCGGTTTTACAGCATCATGATATCGTAGATACGGTAAGTAAGTACGTGCATTTGACCAAGCAGGGGAAGTATATGAAAGGCCTCTGTCCTTTTCATTCCGAAAAAACCCCTTCATTCACCGTGACACCGGATCGTCAGATTTTTTACTGCTACGGCTGCGGCGCGGGAGGCAATGCCATCAAATTTATGATGGAAATCGAAGGACTATCCTTTCCCGAAGCTGTCAGAACAATGGCGGAAGAAAGTCATATCCCTCTCGGCGAATGGCAGGGACGTGAGTCAACGCATCAGCATCCTGAGTTGGACAGGTTGTTGCAAGCGTACGAGCTAACATCTAAGATGTACCATTTTCTCCTTAAGAATACGGAGCATGGCAAACCTGCTATGGAGTATTTGCGGTCACGGGGATTTACTGACAAGATCATTGATCAATTTCAAATAGGCTATGCACCTAACCGATGGGATACGATCGTCCAGTTTCTGGAGAAGCGCTCTTTCGATCCTGTTGAGATGGAAAAGGGTGGGCTTATCTCTCCCCGACATGAGGATGATGGGTATGTGGATCGGTTCAGGGATCGCATTATGTTTCCTATTTGGAACCGAAATGGAAAAGTAATTGCCTTTGCGGGCCGTATTCTAGGTGAAGGACAGCCCAAGTATTTGAATTCACCGGAAACCAAGCTGTTCAACAAGAGCCGGACCCTGTACAATCTCCACCATGCCAAGACTTCGATTCGCAAACTTCGCCAGAGTGTCCTTTTTGAAGGATACGGCGATGTCATCTCAGCATGGGAAGCAGGTGTGCAGAACGGGGTGGCAGCTATGGGCACAGCTTTGACGGAGCATCATGCTACGATGTTAAAGGGACTGTGCGACGAGGTCATAATTTGCTATGATGGTGACCGGGCAGGACAAGCTGCTGCGCTTAAAAATTTTCCGTTGCTGGAAAATGCGGGACTTCACGTTAAAGTAGCGCTGGTCAGCGACGGTATGGACCCGGATGATTTTATCCGGCAATACGGCGGGGAAAGGTTTCAGCGCCAAATTATCGAAAGTGCCGTTTCAACGGTGAAATTTAAGCTTATATATCTGAAAAAAAACCATATACTGCAAGAGGAAGAAGGAAGAATCGCGTATTCCCGCGAAGCATTAAATGTCATTGCACCTCTGTCATCCCCGACCGAGCGGGAAGTGTATTTGCGCGAAGTGTCAGCCGAAGTCAAGGTGGATTTTGAAACCTTAAAGCAAGAATGTAATTTACTCCGACAGTCCCTGCAAAAAAAACAGGACTTTGGGGATAATAACGAAAATCGGTGGAATAATGGTAGGCATAAAAAAGGGCAGGTCGTTACACCAAATCTGCTGCCGGCTTACCATGTGGCGGAACGCAGATTGCTTCACTGGATGATGCAGGATTTAGAAGCTGCACAGTATGTAGAACAGCATCTGGGAGACGCTTTTAATATTGAGGATCATGCAGCAATTGCTGCTTATCTATACGCCTATTACGCACAAGGAAAGTTACCAGATACAAGCCGCTTTATTTCATCTTTGCAAGATGATCGGCTGGAGAAAAACGTAAGCTCGATCATGATGATGGATGCTCCAGGCGTATGGGCACCGCACATTTTGGACGATTATATTCATCAGGTGCGCAAATTTCCATTGCAGGAGCAACTGGATTTGAAGAGGGAAGAGATGAGAGCCGCTGAGCGCTTAGGTGATTTTTTGCGTGCAGCACAAATTGCAAGTGAGATTATAGCCCTAGAGAGACAATGA
- a CDS encoding YaiI/YqxD family protein: MLVGISGGLSDVRIVVDGDACPVKSEIADTASRFHVQVIMVSSYDHLIQGSGGVTVVKVDRSDQSADLYIANHIRRGDIVTTNDYGLAALALAKGCEVMSFRGTMYRNDSIDFMLDRRHTSAKERKKGRYGKGPKPFTSEDREVFQHKLTKLLLFLQENE, encoded by the coding sequence ATGCTTGTGGGAATATCCGGAGGTTTATCGGATGTGCGGATCGTTGTCGACGGAGACGCTTGTCCTGTCAAAAGCGAAATTGCGGATACAGCTTCCCGTTTTCATGTTCAGGTTATTATGGTATCTTCATATGATCATCTTATCCAGGGCAGCGGAGGCGTGACCGTCGTAAAAGTGGACCGGAGCGACCAAAGCGCTGATCTCTATATTGCTAATCATATCCGCCGGGGGGATATTGTAACCACCAACGATTACGGTCTTGCCGCACTCGCTTTGGCTAAAGGCTGTGAGGTTATGTCTTTTCGCGGAACGATGTATCGAAACGATTCGATTGATTTTATGCTCGACCGCCGTCATACCTCTGCCAAGGAAAGGAAAAAAGGACGTTATGGAAAAGGTCCTAAACCGTTTACATCAGAGGATCGTGAAGTTTTTCAACATAAACTGACAAAACTTTTACTCTTCTTGCAGGAGAATGAATAA